One Streptomyces sp. B21-105 genomic region harbors:
- a CDS encoding zinc-binding alcohol dehydrogenase family protein — METVRAWVLPAGPEDRSNGPVRGELTLARVPIASPGEHEVLVEPLVGCWEANMEHALARSPVDIVRQRGEEQITVGTCGVVRVLSAGSAVRGLREGQDCLWIPFGRIDRNGYAETISAYDAPGSPGLLAERMVVPADRLVPLPDDGRYPVERWAPFARYFTAWDNWRVTSRCLRSQVDDAWDEQPLVLGWGGGVVYAELELARREGFRTAMVSGRDSRLKDIAASGAIPVDRREFPDLDYTWAKESGEPDAMDRYRASEARFLEIVGELSGGLGVSVFLDNLGGGLHRATLKSLAREGVVSTVGWKTGMRLWNLRATECITRHIHVHTHAWRFQDGPRIRDVMQETGWLPDIADGPVTPFDRIPELAEAYGLDGLDGYFPLFSVAGRN, encoded by the coding sequence ATGGAGACAGTCAGGGCATGGGTTCTGCCCGCCGGCCCGGAGGACCGCTCGAACGGGCCGGTGCGCGGTGAGTTGACCCTCGCACGCGTTCCGATCGCGTCGCCGGGCGAGCACGAGGTACTGGTCGAGCCCCTGGTGGGCTGTTGGGAGGCGAACATGGAGCACGCCCTCGCGCGCAGCCCCGTCGACATCGTCCGGCAGCGCGGCGAGGAGCAGATCACGGTCGGCACGTGCGGCGTGGTGCGCGTGCTGTCCGCCGGGTCCGCCGTGCGCGGGCTGCGCGAGGGCCAGGACTGCCTGTGGATCCCGTTCGGCCGGATCGACCGCAACGGCTACGCCGAGACCATCTCCGCCTACGACGCGCCCGGTTCGCCCGGTCTGCTCGCCGAGCGCATGGTCGTGCCCGCCGACCGGCTGGTGCCGCTGCCGGACGACGGCCGGTACCCCGTGGAGCGCTGGGCTCCGTTCGCGCGGTACTTCACCGCCTGGGACAACTGGCGGGTCACCAGCCGCTGCCTGCGCAGCCAGGTCGACGACGCCTGGGACGAGCAGCCGCTCGTCCTCGGCTGGGGCGGCGGGGTGGTCTACGCCGAGTTGGAACTGGCCCGGCGCGAGGGATTCCGTACGGCGATGGTGTCCGGCCGGGACAGCAGGCTCAAGGACATCGCCGCCTCGGGCGCGATCCCGGTCGACCGTCGGGAGTTCCCGGACCTGGACTACACCTGGGCGAAGGAGTCCGGTGAGCCCGACGCGATGGACCGCTACCGCGCCTCCGAGGCGCGGTTCCTGGAGATCGTCGGCGAGCTGTCCGGCGGCCTCGGCGTCTCGGTCTTCCTGGACAACCTCGGCGGCGGCCTCCACCGGGCCACGCTGAAGAGCCTGGCGCGCGAGGGCGTGGTGTCCACCGTGGGCTGGAAGACCGGGATGCGGCTGTGGAACCTGCGCGCCACCGAGTGCATCACCCGGCACATCCACGTCCATACGCACGCGTGGCGGTTCCAGGACGGCCCCCGCATCCGGGACGTGATGCAGGAGACCGGATGGCTGCCCGACATCGCCGACGGCCCGGTGACGCCGTTCGACCGAATACCCGAACTCGCCGAGGCCTACGGCCTCGACGGCCTCGACGGGTACTTCCCGCTGTTCTCCGTGGCCGGAAGGAACTGA